Genomic DNA from Desulfurivibrio alkaliphilus AHT 2:
ATTCGTGGATGCCTTCCATGATCTGCTTGAGCCGGCCTTCCACTTCGTCCCGGGTCCAGGAAAGCTTGAGGCTGTTCTGGCTCATCTCCAGGCCGCTGGTGGCCACCCCGCCGGCGTTGGCCGCCTTGCCGGGGCCGTACATGATCCTGGCCTTCTGGAAAACCCGCACCGCGTCGCTGGTGGAGGGCATGTTGGCCCCTTCCGAAACGCAGACGCAGCCGTTCTTGACCAGGGTTTCGGCGTCGTTGGCGTCGATCTCGTTCTGGGTGGCGCTGGGGAAGGCGGCGTCGCAGGGAATCCCCCAGGGGCGCTCGCCGGAGTAGTATTTGCAGTCGTATTTTTCCGCGTACTCGGAAATCCGGCCCCGCTTGACGTTCTTCAGTTCCATGACGTAGGCCAGCTTGTCGGCGTCGATCCCTGCCGGGTCATGGACAAAACCGCCGGAGTCGGAGAGGGTGACGCACTTGCCGCCCAGCTCGTTGACCTTTTCAATGGTGTACTGGGCCACGTTGCCGGAGCCGGAAACCACGCAGGTTTTGCCGTCCAGGGAGGTGCCCCGCACCTTGAACATCTCCTCGGCGAAGTAAACCGCGCCGTAGCCGGTGGCCTCGGGCCGGATCAGGCTGCCGCCCCAGTTGCGGCTCTTGCCGGTGAGCACGCCGGTGAATTCATTGGTGATCCGCCGGTACTGGCCGTACATGAAGCCGATCTCGCGGGCGCCGACGCCGATATCACCGGCGGGTACGTCGGTTTCGGCCCCGATGTGCTTGCACAGCTCGGTCATGAAGCTCTGGCAGAAGCGCATCACTTCCTGGTCGCTCTTGCCCTTGGGGTCGAAGTCCGAACCGCCCTTGCCGCCGCCCATGGGCAGGGTGGTGAGGCTGTTCTTGAACACCTGCTCAAAGGCCAGGAATTTCAAAATGCTCAGGTTAACGCTGGGGTGGAAGCGCAGGCCGCCTTTGTAAGGGCCGATGGCGCTGTTCATCTGGATGCGGATGCCGCGGTTGACCTGGACCTCGCCCCGGTCATCAACCCAGGGTACCCGGAAGATGATCACCCGCTCGGGCTCCACCATCCGCTCCAGGATCTTGGCTTCCTGGTACTTGGGGTGCTTGTCGATGAAGGGCATCAGGGTTTCCACGACCTCCAGTACCGCCTGGTGGAATTCGCTTTCCCCGGGGTTCTTCTCGATGACCTTGTTCATGAACTCGGTGACCTTTTCCATTCGCGTACTTCCCTCCAGAATTTAGAATTTTTGATGACCACCGAACCCGGTGCCCAAATATCTTGCAGATCGTCGGCCTGCAGATCAGCAACGGCGCCAGCGGCAGTAGCGGATTGCCCCGGTCCTGTGTTGAGATTAGAGCGAAAAAAAACACCGAAGCCCCGGAAAACTGCGGCGGATGAATTTACCAGTTTTTTCGGTTCAGTGCAAATTATTATCGACAAAAATAGCCGCTGCCGTGGTGCGCAGTGGTAGGGGGGAGAGGGTTGCATAAATGTAAAACCGCCCCCAGGTTACGTGGCTTTGATTACAAAATTGTAATAACCGTCAAGGGTGAAACCGCTTTCCCGGATTAGCCGGCAAGCTGTTTTTGTTGTTAAAGCAATGGCATAAATGGCAACATTGCTTGCTGCTCCATCTTGGCACGCTTCTTGATATTCCCTCTTAGCGAACAGCAAACATTGTGGTCCCTTGCCGGTTGCGAGCCGTCGCAGGGGATTGCAAAAGGTCATTCAACCAGTACAAGCAGGAGGAACAGCAATGAAAAAGGTGGAAGCGATCATCAAGCCTTTCAAGCTGGATGAGGTCAAGGAGGCGGTCACGGCCTTGGGCGTTCATGGCATGACGGTCACCGAGGTCAAGGGTTTTGGCCGCCAGAAGGGGCACACCGAGGTCTACCGCGGGGCCGAGTATGTGGTGGACTTCGTCCCCAAGGTCAAGCTGGAAATCGTGGTGGCCAGCGAAATGGTCGAACAAGTGGTGGAGACCATCATCCAGGCTGCCCGCAACGGCAAGATCGGGGATGGCAAAATCTTTGTGCTGCCGGTGGAATCAGTCTGCCGGATCCGCACCGGCGAACAGGACAGCGCGGCGATTTGAGGCCGGCGACCATAACCTGAACCGTTTTTAACCATATTTTTAAAAGGAGTACGTCATGAAAAGCAAATCAATCATCGCGGCCGCCGTCTGCGGCCTGGTTGCCACCGCCCTGCCGGTCGCCGGATGGGCCGGTGAGCAGGCGGTAAGCGGTGGGGATGCCATCTTTACCGCCAACAACACCTGGATGCTGGTGGCCACCTTTTTGGTCTTTTTGATGCACCTGGGCTTTGCCTCCCTTGAGGCGGGGATGACCCGGGCCAAGAACACCGTCAACATCCTTTATAAAAACACCGCCATTATCGCCATCGGCATCCTTACCTATGCCGTGGTGGGTTTCAACCTGATGTACCCGGAGAGCTTCGCTTTGGGCTCCTGGTTTGGTTTTGCCGGCTTCGGGGTGGGAACTTCCCCGGAAGATCTGAAAATTCTTGAAGACGGGGTGGGGGTCTATACCTACTGGACCGATTTCATCTTCCAGGCGATGTTTGCCGCCACCGCCGCCACCATTGTTTCCGGGGCGGTGGCCGAGCGGATCAAGCTGCCGAGTTTCCTGGTCTTTACCACCCTTTACGTGGCCTTTGTCTACCCCTGGCTGGGCAGTTGGCAGTGGGGCGGCGGCTGGCTGGATGAGATGGGCTTTTATGACTTTGCCGGTTCCACCCTGGTGCACTCGGTGGGCGGCTGGGCGGCCCTGGCCGGGGTAATTGTACTGGGCCCGCGCCTGGGTAAATATATCGATGGCAAGATCCGGCCCATTCCCGGCCACAATATGCCGCTGGCCACCATCGGGGTCTTTCTCCTCTGGCTGGGCTGGTTTGGCTTCAACGGTGGTTCGGTGCTCTCCGCCGACCCAGGTCTGGTCTCCTTTGTCTTTGTCACCACGGCCCTGGCCGCTGCCGCCGGGGTGGTCAGCGCCATGTTCGCCTCCTGGACGGTGACCAAAAAGCCCGATCTTACCATGGCTTTGAACGGCGCCCTGGCCGGCCTGGTGGGGATCACCGCCGGGGCCGACGTGGTGAGCGTGGGGGCGGCGGTAATCATCGGCCTGGTGGCCGGGACCCTGGTGGTCTTTTCGATCATGGCCCTGGACCGGTTAAAACTGGACGACCCGGTGGGCGCCATCTCGGTGCACCTTACCTGTGGCATCTGGGGCACCCTGGCAGTAGGCATCTTCGCCGCCGAGTTCTCGCTGATGATCCAGTTGCTGGGGGTAGTGGCCTACGGGGTAGTGGCCTTCGGCGCCGCCATGGTGCTCTTCTACGCCATCAAAAGCAGCATCGGGCTGCGGGTGGATGAGGAAGAAGAGCGGCTGGGGCTGGATATCACCGAGCACGGCATGGAGGCCTATGCCGGCTTTGAGATGAACACCAAGTAAACCGGCGGATTCACCCGAACGGCACCGCAGCCAGCCCATGGAGACAGTGGGCTGGCTGCGGTGCCGTTCGGGTGGGTTGCCCAAAGGACTTCAAGCTATGAACTTTCTGGTTTTGCAGCATGCTCCCTGGGAGGGGCCGGGGCAATTTCTGCTGGCGGCGGCCCGCAAGCTGAAAATCAGGTTGCAGGTCACCAGGGTCTGGCAGGAGGCGATTCCCGATCCGTTGAACTTTGACGCCCTGCTGATTCTGGGGGGTGGCGCCAATGTCGACCAGGAGAAGCAGTTTCCCTACCTGCGGGAAGAAAAGGAAGTGATTCGCCGGGTGGTGGCTGCCGATCTGCCTTGTTTAGGAATTTGCCTGGGGCATCAGCTGCTGGCCGAGGCCCTGGGCGCCCGGGTGGGTCCCAATTTCTGCAGCAGCGTGGGGTTTGTCGAGGGCTACCTGACCAGTCACGGCCGGCAGCACCCCGCCTTTGCCGGGATGAAAAGCCCGCTGCCGCTCTTCAAGTGGCACGGTTACACGGTGCTGGAACCGTTGCCGGGTCATTTGCAGGTGTTGATGACCTCGGATCACTGCCAGGTGGAGGCGTTGTCGGTGGCCGGGCGGCCCCATCTGCTGGGGTTGCAGTCCGACAACCACGCCGCCGACCCCCGCGATGTCGGTCTATGGCTGGAGCAGGACCGTCAGTGGCTGGCCTCGCTCCGTGATCAGAGGGTTGACCCCTCCTGGGTGCTGGCCCAGAGTCGACGCTACCGGGCGGCAATCGCCGCCGATTTCCAGCGCCTGTTGGGTAATTATTTGCGTATGCTGGTGTAAGCGCCGGCTTCCGGCCGTGACGATGGGGCAAAAGCTGTCAGCCGTTAAGACTGAGAAACCAGGGGGTCGGGGGTATCAACGCAGAGCGAGATCTTGTCCAGAATCGTCGAAATCTGTTCCAGTTCGTCTTCAATTTTGGCCATGTTGCCGTCCCCCTCCTGCCAGCACTGGGAGATGATCCGGGCCCCGGCGCTGATTCGCAGGGCGGCGGTTTTTTTGCCAGGTATTTCAGTTGGCTGGCCAATGTGGCAGCACTGGGCGGCCAGCTCCTTTTCGGCGGCCGGGATTCCCGGCTCATCCCCGATGTCGCAGTTGAGCTTCTCGTACAGGGTGCGGGCCTCTTCCGGGGTCAGGTAACTGCCGTCGTGGTGGCGCACCAAAAAAGGAAAAATGGTGCGTCGGATGGAGAGTTCGTCGCCCAGCATGTCGGTTCTGGCAAAGCAGGGGTGCGAGGGTTCGACCAGGAGATCCAG
This window encodes:
- a CDS encoding type 1 glutamine amidotransferase; protein product: MNFLVLQHAPWEGPGQFLLAAARKLKIRLQVTRVWQEAIPDPLNFDALLILGGGANVDQEKQFPYLREEKEVIRRVVAADLPCLGICLGHQLLAEALGARVGPNFCSSVGFVEGYLTSHGRQHPAFAGMKSPLPLFKWHGYTVLEPLPGHLQVLMTSDHCQVEALSVAGRPHLLGLQSDNHAADPRDVGLWLEQDRQWLASLRDQRVDPSWVLAQSRRYRAAIAADFQRLLGNYLRMLV
- the gdhA gene encoding NADP-specific glutamate dehydrogenase; this encodes MEKVTEFMNKVIEKNPGESEFHQAVLEVVETLMPFIDKHPKYQEAKILERMVEPERVIIFRVPWVDDRGEVQVNRGIRIQMNSAIGPYKGGLRFHPSVNLSILKFLAFEQVFKNSLTTLPMGGGKGGSDFDPKGKSDQEVMRFCQSFMTELCKHIGAETDVPAGDIGVGAREIGFMYGQYRRITNEFTGVLTGKSRNWGGSLIRPEATGYGAVYFAEEMFKVRGTSLDGKTCVVSGSGNVAQYTIEKVNELGGKCVTLSDSGGFVHDPAGIDADKLAYVMELKNVKRGRISEYAEKYDCKYYSGERPWGIPCDAAFPSATQNEIDANDAETLVKNGCVCVSEGANMPSTSDAVRVFQKARIMYGPGKAANAGGVATSGLEMSQNSLKLSWTRDEVEGRLKQIMEGIHESCYKFGKEGDYVNYVKGANIAGFVKVADAMIEQGVI
- a CDS encoding P-II family nitrogen regulator — translated: MKKVEAIIKPFKLDEVKEAVTALGVHGMTVTEVKGFGRQKGHTEVYRGAEYVVDFVPKVKLEIVVASEMVEQVVETIIQAARNGKIGDGKIFVLPVESVCRIRTGEQDSAAI
- a CDS encoding ammonium transporter; this translates as MKSKSIIAAAVCGLVATALPVAGWAGEQAVSGGDAIFTANNTWMLVATFLVFLMHLGFASLEAGMTRAKNTVNILYKNTAIIAIGILTYAVVGFNLMYPESFALGSWFGFAGFGVGTSPEDLKILEDGVGVYTYWTDFIFQAMFAATAATIVSGAVAERIKLPSFLVFTTLYVAFVYPWLGSWQWGGGWLDEMGFYDFAGSTLVHSVGGWAALAGVIVLGPRLGKYIDGKIRPIPGHNMPLATIGVFLLWLGWFGFNGGSVLSADPGLVSFVFVTTALAAAAGVVSAMFASWTVTKKPDLTMALNGALAGLVGITAGADVVSVGAAVIIGLVAGTLVVFSIMALDRLKLDDPVGAISVHLTCGIWGTLAVGIFAAEFSLMIQLLGVVAYGVVAFGAAMVLFYAIKSSIGLRVDEEEERLGLDITEHGMEAYAGFEMNTK